One window of the Nocardia terpenica genome contains the following:
- a CDS encoding AbrB/MazE/SpoVT family DNA-binding domain-containing protein, whose translation MITPIVPPQAPLQELIHGPIAYPVPVRGTSDDLVYGMSTVGEAGRILDRQVFRKLGWRPGKRLNIRCPEHGVLLVAPARDGAAIVTPDEFFRVHYKLRRRVNLFIGDRVLLIGRVSRSRLVVHPPAAMDELFAESVRLLDRW comes from the coding sequence GTGATCACTCCTATCGTGCCGCCGCAGGCACCCTTGCAGGAGCTCATCCACGGCCCGATCGCCTATCCGGTACCGGTGCGCGGTACCAGCGATGATCTCGTATACGGCATGTCGACGGTCGGGGAGGCCGGGCGCATCCTCGACCGGCAGGTGTTCCGCAAGTTGGGCTGGCGGCCGGGCAAACGGCTGAATATCCGCTGTCCGGAACACGGTGTCCTGCTGGTGGCTCCGGCCCGTGACGGTGCGGCAATCGTGACACCCGACGAGTTCTTCCGGGTGCACTACAAACTGCGACGGCGCGTCAACCTGTTCATCGGTGACCGGGTGCTGTTGATCGGCCGAGTCTCCCGTAGTCGCCTCGTCGTCCATCCACCTGCGGCGATGGATGAGTTGTTCGCCGAGAGCGTGCGCCTGCTGGACCGGTGGTAA
- a CDS encoding DUF3662 and FHA domain-containing protein has product MGIVSRFERRLQGAVGDAFARVFGGSVVPQEVEAALQREAAGQVGELEGGHLLAPNSYTITINPSDLQQLDADHELTTRAFARHLQDYIHAQGWQTYGEVHVEFEASPTLHTGQFRTSGRVDPDVGRRNPPAPPRPNDRPGPPPHRTAHPQPGAGPMTQNSGYDPSREPAESDPRNRGYAPPPGGRPGQQNYRDDYGRGGQYPGAAEYAAPESQQAYGDYQNGYDYQQQGHGYGQAPGYGQQGGYEQGYAEQGYGQQGYEHQGYGQQQGYADQGYGHQGYAEQGYADQGYGQQQSYGQAPAYDQGYGQQPGYGQQGYDQGYGEQGGYGAEDPGYGQGYGQQQGYAQQGGYAAAPQAPHSGSGYSATLQLDDGSGRTYQLREGSNIIGRGQDAHFRLPDTGVSRRHIEVRWDGQVAMLSDLGSTNGTLVNGSPVQDWQLADGDVIRAGHSEILIRIV; this is encoded by the coding sequence GTGGGGATCGTGTCGCGCTTCGAGCGCCGCCTACAGGGCGCCGTCGGTGATGCCTTCGCCCGGGTGTTCGGCGGTAGCGTCGTGCCCCAGGAGGTGGAAGCGGCACTGCAGCGCGAGGCCGCCGGCCAGGTCGGCGAGCTCGAGGGCGGACATCTGTTGGCCCCCAACAGTTACACCATCACCATCAACCCGTCGGACCTGCAACAACTCGACGCCGACCACGAGCTCACCACCCGCGCGTTCGCCCGGCACCTCCAGGACTACATCCACGCACAGGGGTGGCAGACCTACGGCGAAGTGCATGTCGAGTTCGAGGCATCACCTACGCTGCACACCGGGCAGTTCAGGACGAGTGGTCGAGTGGACCCCGACGTGGGCCGCCGGAACCCGCCGGCGCCTCCCCGCCCGAACGACCGACCTGGACCTCCCCCACACCGAACCGCACACCCGCAACCAGGAGCTGGCCCCATGACGCAGAACTCAGGCTACGACCCCAGCCGAGAGCCCGCGGAGTCCGATCCACGCAACCGCGGGTACGCACCTCCGCCCGGAGGCCGCCCCGGCCAGCAGAACTACCGAGACGACTACGGACGCGGCGGGCAGTATCCCGGTGCCGCCGAATACGCCGCCCCGGAGTCGCAGCAGGCGTACGGCGATTATCAGAACGGCTACGACTACCAGCAGCAGGGCCACGGGTACGGGCAGGCGCCCGGCTACGGCCAGCAGGGCGGGTACGAGCAGGGTTACGCCGAACAGGGTTACGGCCAGCAGGGCTACGAGCATCAGGGCTACGGCCAGCAGCAGGGCTACGCCGACCAGGGTTACGGCCACCAGGGCTACGCCGAGCAGGGTTACGCCGACCAGGGCTACGGGCAGCAGCAGAGCTACGGCCAGGCGCCCGCCTACGACCAGGGCTACGGCCAGCAGCCCGGGTACGGCCAGCAGGGCTACGACCAGGGCTACGGCGAGCAGGGCGGCTACGGCGCCGAGGATCCCGGCTACGGCCAGGGGTACGGGCAGCAGCAGGGCTACGCCCAGCAGGGCGGGTACGCCGCCGCGCCGCAGGCCCCGCACAGCGGTTCGGGCTATTCCGCGACCCTGCAACTCGACGACGGCAGCGGTCGCACCTATCAGCTTCGCGAGGGCAGCAACATCATCGGCCGCGGCCAGGACGCGCACTTCCGCCTACCCGACACGGGTGTGTCCCGCCGCCATATCGAGGTGCGGTGGGACGGGCAGGTCGCGATGCTGTCGGACCTCGGGTCGACCAACGGCACGCTGGTCAACGGCTCTCCGGTGCAGGATTGGCAGCTCGCCGACGGTGATGTGATCCGCGCCGGACATTCCGAGATCCTGATCCGGATCGTCTGA
- a CDS encoding FHA domain-containing protein FhaB/FipA, whose amino-acid sequence MQGLILQLTRAGFLLLLWLFVWAVLRTLRSDIYAASGIRIQPRAARGSAVLPSFSRGQKGAKYLVVTQGSLAGTRITLGTQPVLIGRADDSTLVLTDDYASTRHARLSPRGEDWYVEDLGSTNGTYLDRAKVTTPVRVPLGTPVRVGKTVIELRS is encoded by the coding sequence GTGCAGGGACTGATCCTGCAATTGACCCGTGCGGGGTTCCTATTGCTGTTGTGGCTGTTCGTGTGGGCGGTGCTCCGCACCCTGCGCAGCGACATCTACGCGGCATCCGGCATCCGGATCCAGCCCCGGGCCGCGCGCGGTTCCGCGGTGCTGCCATCCTTCAGCCGTGGCCAGAAGGGCGCCAAATATCTAGTGGTGACTCAAGGTTCACTCGCCGGCACTCGGATCACGCTCGGCACCCAGCCGGTGCTCATCGGGCGAGCCGACGACTCCACCCTGGTGTTGACCGACGACTACGCCTCGACCAGGCACGCGCGGCTGTCCCCACGCGGCGAGGACTGGTACGTCGAAGATCTGGGCTCCACCAACGGGACCTATCTCGATCGAGCGAAGGTCACCACCCCGGTCCGAGTTCCACTCGGTACCCCTGTCCGTGTCGGCAAGACAGTGATCGAGCTGCGATCGTGA
- a CDS encoding PP2C family protein-serine/threonine phosphatase, which produces MTLVLRYAARSDRGLVRANNEDSVYAGARLLALADGMGGHAAGEVASQLMIAALAHLDDDEPGDDLLGKLDRAVHEGNAAIADQVEEEPELDGMGTTLTAILFAGKKLGLAHIGDSRAYLLRGGELAQITRDDTFVQSLVDEGRITPEQAHTHPQRSLIMRALTGNEIDPTLTMREARAGDRYLLCSDGLSDVVSDETIANTLREGGTDEAADRLIELALRSGGPDNVTVVVADVIDLDYGQSHPIVAGAASGEDEDTPPPNTAAGRAAAMRPPRATPRRAAVQPDPPEPRKSHKLRWSLLALALVVAVGVGLVVGYKMIRSNYYVGADNGNVVILRGLPGSVLGYSIRDVDQLACVDRDGRLTLTRPGAEFPSGCKQLQVSDLKQTGRDKVNNGLPPGGFDDAHRQLETLARQELLPACPKPVAPPVVPPIPPAPPADGSAAGSSASAPNPSATNNPAHSESQVPPTTPAPAPQTPGENCRKAD; this is translated from the coding sequence GTGACACTTGTTCTCCGCTACGCAGCGCGTAGCGACCGCGGTCTCGTCCGGGCGAACAACGAGGACTCCGTCTATGCCGGTGCGCGCCTGCTCGCGCTGGCCGACGGCATGGGCGGTCACGCCGCCGGTGAGGTCGCCTCCCAGTTGATGATCGCCGCGCTGGCCCACCTCGACGACGACGAACCGGGCGACGATCTGCTCGGCAAGCTCGACCGCGCGGTGCACGAGGGCAATGCCGCCATCGCCGATCAGGTCGAGGAGGAGCCCGAACTCGACGGGATGGGCACCACGCTCACCGCAATCCTGTTCGCGGGCAAGAAACTCGGCCTCGCCCACATCGGCGACTCCCGCGCCTATCTGCTGCGCGGCGGCGAGCTCGCCCAGATCACCCGCGACGACACGTTCGTGCAGTCACTGGTGGACGAGGGCCGCATCACCCCCGAGCAGGCGCACACCCATCCGCAGCGCTCGCTGATCATGCGCGCGCTGACCGGCAACGAGATCGACCCGACCCTCACCATGCGCGAGGCCCGCGCGGGCGATCGGTACCTGCTGTGCTCCGACGGCCTGTCCGATGTGGTCAGCGACGAGACCATCGCGAACACACTGCGCGAGGGCGGCACCGACGAAGCCGCCGACCGGCTCATCGAATTGGCGCTGCGCAGCGGCGGTCCCGACAATGTGACCGTCGTGGTCGCCGACGTCATCGACCTGGACTACGGCCAGAGCCATCCCATCGTGGCCGGGGCCGCCTCCGGTGAGGACGAGGACACCCCGCCGCCGAACACCGCCGCCGGGCGGGCCGCGGCCATGCGCCCGCCGCGCGCGACGCCGCGCCGCGCCGCCGTGCAGCCGGACCCGCCCGAACCCCGCAAGAGCCACAAGCTGCGCTGGAGCCTGCTCGCGCTGGCGCTGGTCGTGGCGGTCGGCGTCGGGCTCGTGGTGGGCTACAAGATGATTCGCAGCAATTACTACGTGGGCGCCGACAACGGCAATGTGGTGATCCTGCGCGGGCTGCCCGGCTCGGTGCTGGGCTACTCGATCCGCGACGTCGATCAGCTCGCCTGCGTCGACCGCGACGGTCGGCTCACCCTGACCCGCCCCGGCGCCGAATTCCCCTCCGGCTGTAAGCAACTGCAGGTCTCCGATCTCAAGCAGACCGGCCGCGACAAGGTCAACAACGGCCTGCCGCCGGGCGGTTTCGACGACGCGCACCGCCAGCTGGAGACCCTGGCGCGCCAGGAACTGCTCCCGGCCTGCCCGAAACCCGTTGCGCCGCCGGTCGTTCCGCCGATCCCACCGGCGCCCCCGGCGGACGGTTCCGCCGCGGGGTCCAGCGCGTCCGCCCCGAATCCCAGCGCGACCAACAATCCGGCTCATTCCGAGTCGCAGGTTCCGCCGACGACCCCTGCGCCGGCCCCGCAAACCCCGGGGGAGAACTGCAGGAAGGCGGACTGA
- a CDS encoding FtsW/RodA/SpoVE family cell cycle protein → MSAPAPPSAGAFLSPPGGFAPAPAPSTRRNAELLLLAFAVIITMAALVLVEASQDRQAWWQLARLGLAYLALFAVAHLAVRRFATFADPLLLPIAALLNGLSLVLIHRLDLAEAQTAADNSLPMPAPDAGAQVLWTALGIAVFFALLVLLRDYRTLARHGYPLGLLGLVALLVPALLPPKYAELDDAKIWIRVPGFSVQPGEFAKVLLVVCFAAVLVSKRDLFTAAGRHLVGMELPRTRDLGPLAVVWLVCLGVLVFEQDLGASLLIFATALAMLYIATERIGWPVVGGALLVVGFAFAYNAFGQVRVLVSTWLHPFDDYHSTGYQIAQSLFGLATGGLAGTGLGSGRPSQVPFAKTDFIIATVGEELGLIGLTVVLLLFAMLIVRGLRTALAVRDSFGKLLAAGLAAILAVQVFLVVGGVGKLIPATSLTTPFVSYGSSALLANYALLALLVKISDAARAPAPTRKKEQTPIADAPTELLRPDKTEILRPAKGETI, encoded by the coding sequence ATGTCCGCACCGGCACCACCGTCCGCGGGGGCGTTCCTCAGTCCGCCGGGCGGGTTCGCTCCCGCCCCGGCGCCGTCGACCCGGCGCAATGCCGAACTGCTGCTGCTGGCGTTCGCGGTGATCATCACGATGGCGGCGCTGGTGCTGGTCGAGGCGAGCCAGGATCGGCAGGCGTGGTGGCAGCTGGCCCGATTAGGGCTGGCGTACCTGGCGCTGTTCGCGGTCGCGCATCTGGCGGTGCGGCGCTTCGCCACGTTCGCCGACCCGCTGCTGCTGCCGATCGCGGCGCTGCTCAACGGGTTGAGCCTGGTGCTGATCCACCGCCTGGACCTGGCCGAGGCGCAGACCGCGGCCGACAACTCCCTGCCGATGCCCGCCCCGGACGCCGGCGCCCAGGTGCTGTGGACCGCGCTCGGCATCGCGGTGTTCTTCGCGCTGCTGGTGCTGCTGCGCGACTACCGGACGCTGGCCCGCCACGGCTACCCGCTGGGCCTGCTCGGACTGGTCGCACTGCTGGTCCCGGCGCTGCTGCCGCCGAAGTACGCGGAGCTCGACGACGCGAAGATCTGGATCCGGGTGCCCGGATTCAGCGTGCAGCCGGGCGAATTCGCGAAGGTCCTGCTGGTGGTGTGCTTCGCGGCGGTGCTGGTGTCCAAGCGCGACCTGTTCACCGCCGCCGGGCGGCACCTGGTCGGCATGGAGCTGCCGCGGACGCGCGACCTGGGCCCGCTCGCGGTCGTGTGGCTGGTGTGCCTCGGGGTGCTGGTGTTCGAGCAGGATCTCGGCGCCTCGCTGCTGATCTTCGCGACGGCGCTGGCGATGCTGTACATCGCGACCGAGCGGATCGGCTGGCCGGTCGTGGGCGGCGCCCTGCTGGTGGTCGGATTCGCGTTCGCCTACAACGCCTTCGGGCAGGTGCGGGTGCTGGTGTCGACCTGGCTGCATCCGTTCGACGACTACCACAGCACCGGTTATCAGATCGCGCAGTCGCTGTTCGGGCTGGCCACCGGCGGGCTGGCCGGTACCGGGCTGGGCAGCGGGCGGCCCTCGCAGGTGCCCTTCGCCAAGACCGATTTCATCATCGCCACCGTCGGCGAGGAACTCGGGCTGATCGGGCTCACCGTGGTGCTGCTGCTGTTCGCCATGCTGATCGTGCGCGGCCTGCGGACCGCGCTGGCGGTGCGCGACAGCTTCGGCAAGTTGCTCGCGGCCGGATTGGCGGCCATCCTGGCGGTTCAGGTGTTTCTGGTGGTCGGCGGCGTCGGCAAGCTGATTCCGGCGACGAGCCTGACCACCCCGTTCGTGTCCTACGGCAGTTCCGCGCTCCTGGCGAACTACGCGCTGCTCGCGCTGCTGGTGAAGATCTCCGACGCCGCCCGTGCGCCGGCACCGACCCGGAAGAAGGAGCAGACACCCATCGCTGACGCCCCGACGGAACTGCTCCGCCCGGACAAGACGGAAATACTCCGCCCGGCGAAAGGGGAAACGATATGA
- a CDS encoding peptidoglycan D,D-transpeptidase FtsI family protein, translating into MNTPLRRVAMAVMLMIVALLLNATYVQVIKADSLRNDPRNSRVLLDEYSRQRGQISAGGTVLAGSVATDDRYKYLRTYPTDPAAFAPVTGYYSMQNGSTGLEHAEDSVLNGSDSQLFGRRLIDLVSGRDPRGGNVVTTINPVMQKVAYDQLTSKGYTGSVVAIEPSTGRILTMVSTPSYDPNRLSTHDGAKSTQASEQLNSDQQQPMLNRAVSQIYPPGSTFKVVVAAAALSAGIKPTDQFTAAPNITLPGTNTTLENYNGTPCGGGPTASMADAFAYSCNTAFAEIGMKVGASKLKDQASYFGIGAHTGIPIQWADSTVGNIPDNAALAQSSIGQRDVALTPLDDAVIAATVANGGVRMEPHLVDQLQGPDLSELSHTKPTSVGQAISAPVASELTTMMLASEQHTTGGTDPRPYQIASKTGTAEHGTDPRNTPPHAWYIAFAPAQNPKIAIAVIVENGGDRALAATGGSVAAPLARAVLDAGLQGS; encoded by the coding sequence ATGAATACGCCCCTGCGTCGCGTGGCGATGGCCGTGATGCTCATGATCGTCGCGCTGCTGTTGAACGCCACCTACGTTCAGGTCATCAAGGCCGACAGCCTGCGCAACGACCCGCGCAACTCGCGGGTGCTGCTCGACGAGTACTCGCGCCAGCGCGGGCAGATCTCGGCGGGCGGCACGGTGCTGGCGGGCTCGGTCGCCACCGACGATCGATACAAATATCTGCGCACCTATCCGACGGACCCGGCGGCCTTCGCGCCCGTGACCGGGTACTACTCGATGCAGAACGGCAGCACCGGACTCGAGCACGCCGAGGATTCGGTGCTCAACGGGTCCGACAGCCAGCTGTTCGGCCGCCGGTTGATCGATCTGGTCTCCGGCCGCGACCCGCGCGGCGGCAACGTGGTCACCACCATCAATCCGGTCATGCAGAAGGTCGCCTACGACCAGCTGACCAGCAAGGGCTACACCGGCTCGGTGGTCGCCATCGAGCCGAGCACCGGGCGCATCCTGACCATGGTGTCGACGCCGAGCTACGACCCCAACCGGCTGTCCACCCACGACGGCGCCAAGAGCACCCAGGCGTCGGAGCAGCTCAACTCCGACCAGCAGCAGCCGATGCTCAATCGCGCTGTCTCGCAGATCTATCCGCCGGGTTCCACGTTCAAGGTGGTGGTGGCCGCGGCCGCGCTCTCGGCGGGCATCAAGCCCACCGACCAGTTCACCGCCGCGCCGAACATCACCCTGCCCGGCACCAACACCACGCTGGAGAACTACAACGGCACCCCCTGCGGCGGCGGTCCGACCGCCTCGATGGCCGACGCCTTCGCCTACTCCTGCAACACCGCGTTCGCCGAGATCGGCATGAAGGTCGGCGCGAGCAAGCTCAAGGACCAGGCGTCCTACTTCGGCATCGGGGCACACACCGGCATCCCGATCCAGTGGGCCGACAGCACCGTCGGGAACATTCCCGACAACGCCGCGCTCGCGCAGAGCAGCATCGGGCAGCGCGACGTGGCGCTGACCCCGCTCGACGATGCCGTCATCGCCGCCACCGTCGCCAACGGCGGCGTCCGGATGGAGCCGCACCTGGTCGACCAGTTGCAGGGCCCGGACCTCAGCGAGCTGTCGCACACCAAGCCGACCTCGGTCGGCCAGGCGATCAGCGCGCCGGTGGCCTCGGAACTGACCACCATGATGCTCGCCTCCGAACAGCACACCACCGGAGGAACCGACCCGCGCCCCTATCAGATCGCGTCCAAGACCGGGACCGCCGAACACGGCACCGACCCGCGCAACACCCCGCCGCACGCCTGGTACATCGCCTTCGCGCCCGCGCAGAATCCGAAGATCGCGATCGCGGTCATCGTGGAGAACGGCGGCGACCGCGCGCTGGCGGCCACCGGAGGATCGGTCGCCGCGCCCCTCGCGCGCGCCGTCCTCGACGCCGGACTGCAGGGGAGCTGA
- a CDS encoding protein kinase domain-containing protein, whose amino-acid sequence MLNNGAMIADRYRLQRLIATGGMGQVWEALDTRLDRRVAVKVLKAEFSTDPTFRHRFRTEARTTAQLNHPGIAGIYDYGETMDPQGGETAYLVMELVQGEPLNAVLSRLGRLSVAQGLDMLEQTGRALEVAHAAGVVHRDVKPGNILVTPTGQVKITDFGIAKAVDASPVTKTGMVMGTAQYIAPEQATGEDATSASDVYSLGVVGYEALAGHRPFTGDGALTVAMKHVREAPPPMPSDLPPNVRELIEITMTKDPNRRYRSGGEFADAVAAVRSGRRPPPPRSMAGAPPVPTGATRVLPPGPTTVLPRGDYDDATVRYANSGQPQPVGATTVMPGHTGPEPEHERAGLTNTQKALAGLGVGALVLAALAIWVLLSGKPPHSPTPPAGPTSSVYVPPPVFTTTTEPPTTTWERPTTTRERPTTTTEQPTTTTTPPPTTTTQTPTSTTRSRPTTTSPSRTTLPSIGIPSFPEIPGARGTVPEYPYSSAPDTASQGLP is encoded by the coding sequence ATGCTGAACAACGGTGCGATGATTGCGGACCGCTACCGCCTGCAACGACTGATCGCCACCGGCGGCATGGGCCAGGTGTGGGAGGCCCTCGACACCCGGCTCGATCGGCGGGTCGCGGTCAAGGTGCTCAAGGCCGAGTTCTCCACCGACCCGACGTTCCGGCACCGATTCCGCACCGAGGCCCGCACCACCGCGCAGCTGAATCACCCCGGCATCGCGGGCATCTACGACTACGGCGAGACCATGGACCCGCAGGGCGGCGAAACCGCTTATCTGGTCATGGAACTCGTGCAGGGCGAACCGCTCAACGCGGTGCTGAGCCGACTGGGCCGACTGTCGGTGGCGCAGGGCCTGGACATGCTCGAGCAGACCGGCCGCGCCCTCGAGGTCGCGCACGCCGCGGGCGTGGTGCACCGGGATGTGAAGCCGGGCAACATCCTGGTGACGCCGACCGGGCAGGTGAAGATCACCGACTTCGGCATCGCCAAGGCCGTGGACGCCTCGCCGGTGACCAAGACCGGCATGGTGATGGGCACCGCCCAGTACATCGCGCCCGAGCAGGCCACCGGCGAGGACGCCACCTCGGCCAGCGACGTGTACTCCCTCGGCGTGGTCGGTTACGAGGCGCTGGCCGGGCACCGGCCGTTCACCGGCGACGGCGCGCTGACGGTGGCGATGAAGCACGTGCGCGAGGCGCCGCCGCCGATGCCGTCGGATCTGCCGCCGAATGTGCGCGAGCTCATCGAGATCACCATGACCAAGGACCCCAACCGGCGCTATCGCAGCGGCGGCGAGTTCGCCGACGCCGTGGCCGCGGTGCGTTCGGGCCGACGGCCCCCGCCGCCGCGCAGCATGGCCGGGGCGCCGCCCGTTCCGACCGGCGCCACCCGGGTGCTGCCGCCCGGCCCGACCACCGTCCTGCCGCGCGGCGACTACGACGACGCCACCGTGCGGTACGCGAATTCCGGTCAGCCGCAACCGGTCGGCGCGACCACGGTGATGCCCGGTCACACCGGGCCCGAGCCGGAACACGAGCGGGCGGGGCTCACCAATACCCAGAAGGCGCTCGCCGGACTGGGTGTCGGCGCGCTGGTGCTGGCCGCGCTCGCCATCTGGGTGCTGCTCAGCGGCAAGCCGCCGCATTCGCCGACGCCCCCGGCCGGGCCGACCAGTTCGGTGTACGTGCCGCCGCCGGTGTTCACCACCACGACCGAGCCGCCCACCACGACGTGGGAGCGGCCGACCACGACGCGGGAGCGGCCGACCACCACCACGGAGCAGCCGACGACCACGACCACCCCGCCGCCGACCACCACCACGCAGACGCCGACCAGCACGACGCGCTCGCGACCCACGACTACGTCTCCCAGTCGCACGACATTGCCGTCGATCGGCATACCATCGTTCCCGGAGATTCCGGGTGCCCGCGGCACCGTTCCCGAGTATCCGTACAGCAGCGCCCCAGACACCGCCTCGCAAGGACTGCCATGA
- the pknB gene encoding Stk1 family PASTA domain-containing Ser/Thr kinase has protein sequence MTTPKNLSSRYELGEIIGFGGMSEVHKARDMRLGRDVAIKVLRADLARDPTFYLRFKREAQNAAALNHPAIVAVYDTGEAEVDGGPLPYIVMEYVDGDTLRDIVRGKGPLPPRRAMEVIADVCAALDFSHKNGIVHRDMKPANIMINRQGAVKVMDFGIARAIADSSNPMTQTAAVIGTAQYLSPEQARGEQVDARSDVYSVGCVLYEILTGEPPFTGDSPIAVAYQHVREDPNLPSHVHPGVPRELDSVVLKAMAKNPANRYQTAAEMRADLIRVLGGQKPQAPTVMTEEDRTTFLGAVDSPHRYRGEEMDDQEPPDSRGSRRGLLIGAGVVGAVALLFALFWVLIGPGSNSDQITIPDNLANKPVAQVQDQLQKAGFSVAIQQKPDSKVAINNVISTQPMGGSRAPRGSTVTVQVSSGPQAVPVPDLTKLTQQQADQKLTASDLRLDPNVQRDFSSPDDKDKVIRQSSPPGSKIDAGSPIAITLGKGPEQVRVPDVVGQQIDVARPNLEDSAGFKVVVQRVNSSSPPGQVLSTDPSGGSMADKGSTITVQVATSDQITAPDLRGLTASQAFDKLRASGWTGGMAQIIQSNRPTLDGSSVGKVLDQSPAPGSPLSKTGAVTIYVGVLLLGPP, from the coding sequence ATGACCACCCCGAAGAATCTGTCCTCTCGGTACGAGCTGGGCGAGATCATCGGGTTCGGCGGAATGTCGGAGGTGCACAAGGCCCGCGACATGCGTCTCGGCCGGGACGTGGCGATCAAGGTGCTGCGCGCCGATCTGGCCCGCGACCCCACCTTCTATCTGCGGTTCAAACGCGAGGCCCAGAACGCGGCCGCGCTGAATCATCCGGCGATCGTGGCGGTCTACGACACCGGTGAGGCCGAGGTCGACGGCGGTCCGCTGCCCTACATCGTGATGGAGTACGTCGACGGCGACACCCTGCGCGACATCGTGCGCGGCAAGGGTCCGCTGCCGCCGCGGCGCGCGATGGAGGTCATCGCGGATGTGTGTGCGGCGCTGGACTTCAGCCACAAGAACGGCATCGTGCACCGCGATATGAAGCCCGCCAACATCATGATCAACCGGCAGGGCGCGGTGAAGGTGATGGACTTCGGCATCGCCCGCGCGATCGCCGACAGCTCCAATCCGATGACGCAGACCGCCGCGGTGATCGGCACCGCGCAGTACCTGTCGCCCGAGCAGGCCCGCGGCGAGCAGGTCGACGCGCGCTCGGACGTCTACTCCGTGGGCTGCGTGCTGTACGAGATCCTCACGGGCGAGCCGCCTTTCACCGGTGACTCGCCGATCGCGGTGGCCTACCAGCATGTGCGGGAGGATCCGAATCTGCCCTCGCACGTGCATCCGGGCGTGCCGCGCGAACTCGACTCGGTCGTGCTCAAGGCGATGGCCAAGAATCCGGCCAACCGCTATCAGACCGCGGCGGAGATGCGCGCCGACCTGATTCGGGTGCTGGGCGGGCAGAAGCCGCAGGCGCCCACGGTGATGACCGAGGAGGACCGCACCACCTTCCTGGGCGCGGTCGATTCGCCGCACCGCTATCGCGGCGAGGAGATGGACGATCAGGAGCCGCCGGATTCTCGTGGTTCGCGCCGCGGATTGCTGATCGGCGCGGGTGTGGTCGGCGCGGTGGCGCTGCTGTTCGCGCTGTTCTGGGTGCTGATCGGCCCGGGCAGCAATTCCGACCAGATCACGATTCCGGACAACCTGGCGAACAAGCCGGTCGCCCAGGTGCAAGATCAGTTGCAGAAGGCCGGTTTCTCGGTCGCCATCCAGCAGAAGCCCGACAGCAAAGTGGCGATCAACAATGTGATCTCCACGCAGCCGATGGGCGGTTCCCGGGCGCCGAGGGGTAGCACCGTCACCGTGCAGGTGTCCAGCGGCCCGCAGGCGGTCCCGGTGCCGGATCTGACGAAACTCACCCAGCAGCAGGCGGATCAGAAGCTGACGGCCTCGGACCTGCGGCTGGATCCGAACGTGCAGCGCGACTTCTCCAGCCCCGACGACAAGGACAAGGTGATCCGGCAGAGCTCCCCGCCGGGCTCGAAGATCGACGCGGGCAGCCCGATCGCCATCACCCTGGGCAAGGGCCCCGAGCAGGTGCGCGTCCCCGACGTGGTGGGCCAGCAGATCGACGTGGCCCGGCCGAACCTGGAGGACAGCGCGGGCTTCAAGGTGGTCGTCCAGCGCGTGAACTCCTCCAGCCCCCCGGGCCAGGTGCTGTCCACCGACCCCTCCGGCGGCTCCATGGCCGACAAGGGCTCCACCATCACCGTCCAGGTGGCCACCAGCGACCAGATCACCGCCCCCGACCTGCGCGGCCTGACCGCCTCCCAGGCATTCGACAAGCTCCGCGCATCCGGCTGGACCGGCGGCATGGCCCAAATCATCCAATCCAACCGCCCCACCCTCGACGGCAGCAGCGTAGGCAAGGTCCTCGACCAGTCCCCCGCCCCAGGCTCCCCCCTCTCCAAAACCGGCGCAGTAACAATCTACGTCGGCGTCCTCCTCCTCGGCCCCCCATAA
- a CDS encoding dCMP deaminase, protein MEAPGSHRFWMHHAIGLARLCPPSPTAFSVGAVVVGADGVELTHGYSRETDPKVHAEESALNKLGDDPRLRTATLYSTLEPCSRRASPDRPPCTDRILAAGISRVVIAWREPATFVDNCIGVEKLREHGVEVIELPDLAEEAMSMNRHLELS, encoded by the coding sequence ATGGAAGCGCCCGGCTCGCACCGCTTCTGGATGCACCACGCGATCGGACTGGCCCGATTGTGCCCGCCGAGCCCGACCGCGTTCTCGGTCGGCGCGGTGGTCGTCGGCGCCGACGGAGTCGAACTGACACACGGCTATTCGCGCGAGACCGACCCGAAGGTGCATGCCGAGGAATCGGCCCTGAACAAGCTCGGCGACGACCCGAGGCTGCGCACCGCCACCCTCTACAGCACCCTCGAGCCGTGCTCCCGGCGCGCCTCCCCCGACCGCCCCCCGTGCACGGATCGCATTCTGGCGGCAGGCATCTCCCGCGTAGTCATAGCCTGGCGCGAACCCGCCACCTTCGTCGACAACTGCATCGGCGTGGAAAAACTCCGCGAACACGGCGTAGAGGTCATAGAACTCCCCGACCTAGCCGAGGAAGCCATGTCCATGAACCGCCACCTCGAATTGTCTTGA